Proteins encoded together in one Terriglobus saanensis SP1PR4 window:
- a CDS encoding TonB-dependent receptor — MFLGFALLCFATHMALYGQTVNATLRGTVTDTSGSVVPSAELSLLEPATGQVVRQATSTGNGDFEFSELKPGTYQLRATSKGFKMFVANNILLESGQIRRVDTQLALGEAADEIVVSSGAALIATESATIQGVFTGKQHDESPQATIYPTTYSMLTTLSGVQGGTGSPIANGQTQSQQTQTFDGIPNDLQGAQSNNANFFEEVSATLFNAPAESSVPVQINEVTKRGSNAFHGQASYRIYDSVFNAMGYFDTTKTSFLQHEWNVEAGGPIWKDRTFFYGQWFAQRIPLGTQYQASVPTNAWRGGVFATTIIDPTTGQPFAQNTIPTKRMSAVALAFQNNYLPAPNVASTTQVNDYAYHFPFNSDLYRGDWPLARIDHNLTKNNSIFVRWLMRQTPYVLNNGLPALVWTRLRRHQQWAAGDTHVFNPRLLNNFRFGYSTDYMVDGQSEAGQTPPDGSKVLTATGLLGSNPSGQTGQGFPSISITGLTALTNVPGGVKANNSIITINDSISWQVGRHVWKFGGNVEHFDNFYGRITDYGTFTFDGSITGSAYADFLLGLPRSSQRTNPLGDREQTLTEYGLYVEDSFKLTHKLTLDYGARWDLYGTPGAPDHLLYNFDPATGSVLVDPGAIAQVSPLYPSNISVKAGAVQAIAAKSNFVPRLGAAYQLTDHSVLRGGYGIYISRFGAAGAFNNFLPINPQLGSTGPFALSETYFQNTPSPTTAPLLSFPNPYPSSTAFATVPSQSVNGYPRNVTNGHIHQFSGTYETEFKKMGFRASYVGSRSTGLNYSLNINQPQPSTTPFTTSRRPYPNLVTATMLRFDGGAKYDSLQIDVKRRAGGFTFNANYSLARSKANYLDTENPYDVLSHWANDGLTRRHYAVGSLAYVLPFGRGQRFLGTANGTMDRVIGGWSTNVITYLASGTYFSPSFSGSDPTNTNTFGGLPDLIGDPNNIPGGKSKTNWFNTAAFAVPQAGHFGNALPNSLESQNLYLTHLSLIKHIALTDRVKFQFITQMSNLFNHPQFLAPSGSISVAGGNQFTSQVGTFSSLEVAKPRQITFQGAFIF; from the coding sequence TTGTTCCTTGGTTTCGCGCTTCTCTGCTTTGCAACGCACATGGCGCTCTACGGGCAGACGGTGAATGCCACACTTCGCGGAACGGTGACGGATACCTCCGGTAGCGTGGTTCCTTCCGCAGAACTCAGTCTTCTTGAGCCTGCCACGGGACAAGTCGTCCGCCAGGCGACTTCCACCGGCAACGGAGACTTCGAGTTCAGCGAGTTGAAGCCGGGAACCTATCAGCTTCGCGCTACCTCCAAAGGCTTCAAGATGTTTGTAGCGAATAACATCCTGCTGGAGAGCGGACAGATTCGCCGCGTGGATACGCAGCTTGCTTTGGGTGAGGCGGCAGATGAGATCGTTGTCTCCTCTGGCGCTGCACTGATCGCGACAGAGTCCGCGACAATCCAGGGCGTCTTCACCGGAAAGCAGCATGACGAATCGCCCCAGGCGACGATCTATCCCACCACTTACTCGATGCTGACGACTTTATCCGGCGTTCAGGGCGGCACAGGGTCCCCTATTGCCAACGGGCAGACGCAGTCCCAACAGACACAGACCTTCGATGGCATTCCGAACGATCTCCAGGGCGCACAAAGCAATAACGCGAACTTCTTCGAAGAGGTCTCTGCGACTCTATTCAACGCTCCAGCGGAAAGCAGTGTGCCTGTTCAGATCAACGAAGTGACGAAGCGTGGAAGTAACGCATTTCACGGTCAGGCCAGTTACCGCATCTATGATTCCGTCTTCAATGCGATGGGCTACTTTGACACGACGAAGACGTCTTTTCTACAGCATGAATGGAATGTTGAGGCAGGCGGTCCCATCTGGAAAGACAGAACGTTTTTCTACGGCCAATGGTTTGCCCAGAGAATTCCCCTTGGCACGCAGTATCAGGCGAGCGTGCCAACGAATGCATGGCGAGGCGGAGTCTTCGCAACCACCATCATCGATCCTACAACCGGACAGCCCTTCGCACAGAACACTATCCCTACAAAGCGTATGAGTGCGGTTGCGCTGGCCTTTCAAAACAACTATCTTCCCGCGCCGAACGTCGCTTCGACTACCCAGGTCAATGATTATGCTTACCACTTCCCTTTCAATAGCGACCTTTATCGCGGAGACTGGCCGCTTGCGCGCATCGATCATAACCTGACGAAGAATAACTCGATCTTCGTGCGCTGGCTGATGCGGCAAACTCCTTATGTCTTGAACAATGGTCTTCCCGCCCTTGTGTGGACCCGCCTGAGACGCCACCAACAATGGGCCGCGGGCGATACGCACGTCTTCAATCCGCGCTTGCTGAATAACTTCCGTTTCGGATATTCGACGGATTACATGGTCGATGGGCAGAGCGAAGCTGGGCAGACACCCCCCGACGGCAGTAAAGTTCTCACTGCCACCGGTCTTCTCGGATCCAATCCAAGCGGGCAGACAGGTCAGGGCTTTCCAAGCATCAGCATCACTGGCTTGACAGCACTTACGAATGTTCCCGGAGGTGTGAAGGCAAACAACAGTATCATCACGATCAATGACTCCATCAGCTGGCAGGTAGGGCGTCACGTCTGGAAGTTCGGTGGCAACGTCGAACACTTCGATAACTTCTACGGCAGAATTACAGACTACGGAACGTTTACCTTTGACGGATCCATCACGGGCAGTGCGTACGCGGACTTTCTCCTGGGTCTGCCTCGATCAAGCCAGCGCACCAATCCTCTCGGGGATCGTGAGCAGACCCTCACAGAGTACGGACTCTATGTGGAGGACTCTTTCAAGCTCACGCACAAACTGACCTTGGATTATGGCGCACGTTGGGACCTCTACGGTACCCCGGGCGCACCCGACCATCTGCTGTATAACTTCGATCCCGCCACGGGTAGCGTCCTTGTGGACCCTGGAGCCATTGCTCAGGTCAGCCCGCTCTATCCTTCCAATATCTCCGTCAAGGCAGGAGCAGTCCAGGCCATTGCAGCCAAAAGCAATTTTGTTCCGCGTCTTGGCGCCGCATATCAGTTGACGGACCATTCTGTTCTTCGGGGAGGCTACGGTATCTATATCTCCCGATTCGGTGCCGCCGGAGCTTTCAATAACTTCCTTCCCATCAACCCTCAACTAGGATCGACTGGGCCCTTCGCCCTCTCGGAAACCTATTTCCAAAACACACCAAGCCCGACCACTGCTCCCCTTCTCTCCTTTCCCAATCCTTATCCGTCCAGCACCGCGTTTGCGACTGTACCCAGCCAAAGCGTTAACGGCTATCCGAGAAATGTTACGAACGGACATATTCACCAGTTCAGTGGCACCTATGAAACTGAGTTCAAGAAGATGGGCTTTCGCGCATCGTATGTCGGTTCGCGCAGCACTGGACTGAATTACTCTCTGAACATCAATCAACCTCAGCCAAGCACAACCCCCTTCACGACGAGCCGCAGGCCCTATCCGAATCTCGTTACGGCCACGATGCTTCGCTTCGATGGTGGCGCGAAATACGACAGCCTGCAGATCGATGTGAAACGACGCGCCGGTGGCTTTACCTTCAACGCCAACTATTCTCTCGCGCGCAGCAAAGCTAATTATCTGGATACAGAAAACCCCTACGACGTTCTTAGCCACTGGGCGAACGACGGTCTGACGCGTAGACACTACGCAGTCGGCAGCCTCGCTTATGTTCTGCCCTTCGGCAGAGGCCAGCGCTTCCTTGGCACAGCCAATGGAACGATGGACCGAGTGATCGGTGGATGGTCAACGAATGTCATCACCTATCTTGCTTCAGGAACGTACTTTTCACCGTCGTTTTCGGGATCGGATCCGACCAATACGAATACCTTTGGCGGCCTGCCCGATCTGATCGGCGACCCGAATAACATTCCAGGCGGCAAAAGCAAGACCAACTGGTTCAATACCGCAGCCTTTGCTGTTCCGCAGGCTGGCCATTTTGGAAACGCTTTACCGAATAGCCTGGAAAGCCAAAACCTCTATCTCACGCACCTCTCCCTGATCAAACACATCGCGCTGACCGATCGTGTAAAGTTCCAGTTCATTACGCAGATGTCGAACCTCTTCAATCATCCTCAGTTCCTCGCTCCCAGTGGAAGCATCTCCGTAGCGGGTGGCAATCAATTCACAAGTCAGGTTGGTACCTTCAGTTCCCTGGAAGTAGCCAAGCCTAGACAGATCACGTTTCAGGGAGCATTTATCTTTTAG
- a CDS encoding ABC transporter permease: MRFFHRFFTRLHNLATRRRGDARLREEMESHLAHQAEEYLRAGMSPTEARRQARVKFGAVETVRENYRAEEGLPFIENLLLDVRYALRVLRKSPAFTVVALATLMLGIGANVVVFGVLNEVLLHPLEVHDPQSLYQVRHKQWMVGRLLTTSYPTFEDLRRRNTTFSGMAGMYGYSNAKLNWRNSVRKVSGYEVTGNYFDMLGVQPEAGHFFHEADEHGPNSAPYVVLSNALWRSTFHADPGIVGTVVELDKHPFTVVGVTSAQFHGTEKFRWPDYWVPMMNEQQLENSDYLHNRTSIYITVLGRLKPGVTQQQATENLNAVTAELAKEYPETDDGQPLRLIHPGLIGDEGDVIRGFLYSVSLLALLVLAAACANLATLFAARAADRSRELALRVALGSSRRRLVRQLLTEALVVSLIGGAAGLGSAYLLLGVLNRSSLFVGSLTVSVDVRVYLVGLVLTLGSTLLFGLVPARQAWQSSPMLAMKGGQTESTHLHRFTLRDLLLGVQIAICMLLVTASFVAVRGMIQALHTPLGIKPEGAMLAYLDLSPVEQANDAVPENVAIQDATLEKQKVVLEAVRSIPGVTAVGMVNQTPMTGGLHGIPIFSPGTTEFKLKNSVLAPYVFSMSPGYLGTAGTRLLRGRDVSWHDTANTPYVAVVNETCAQKMWDRAPAIGQRFMLKGKLTEVVGVAEDGKYHDLTESPQPVVYLPLSQSEDGGAVFVVRSQRTPKEMAAALEHTLSNIAPNVPISVLSWSDQLAGELFPARAATVALGAMGLLAAMLAVTGIFGMAAYNVSRRKKELGIRMALGARKTQVMSAAVGRPMGLLSIGSVLGLLAGISASRLLGEIVYHANPKDPAVVGGAVLTMALLGIAASAIPARRALAVDPSKLMREE, translated from the coding sequence ATGAGGTTCTTCCATCGCTTCTTCACACGTCTTCATAATTTGGCTACGAGACGCCGCGGCGACGCGCGGCTTAGAGAAGAGATGGAGTCTCATCTGGCGCATCAAGCAGAAGAGTACCTTCGTGCCGGGATGAGCCCCACGGAAGCTCGCCGACAGGCCCGCGTGAAGTTCGGTGCGGTAGAGACGGTTAGGGAAAACTATCGTGCGGAAGAGGGCCTTCCCTTCATAGAGAACCTGCTGCTGGATGTTCGATATGCGCTTCGCGTGCTTCGAAAGTCTCCCGCCTTTACTGTCGTAGCGTTAGCCACGCTGATGTTGGGGATTGGTGCAAACGTCGTCGTCTTCGGTGTGCTGAATGAAGTCCTGTTGCACCCGCTGGAGGTGCACGATCCGCAGAGTCTCTACCAGGTGCGCCATAAGCAGTGGATGGTCGGAAGATTGTTGACGACGTCCTACCCTACGTTCGAAGATCTCCGTCGGCGTAACACCACCTTCAGCGGAATGGCTGGGATGTACGGCTACTCAAATGCCAAGCTGAACTGGCGCAACTCGGTGAGGAAGGTCTCCGGCTATGAAGTGACTGGCAATTACTTCGACATGCTGGGCGTGCAGCCAGAGGCCGGCCACTTCTTTCACGAAGCGGATGAGCATGGCCCGAACTCAGCGCCCTATGTTGTGTTGAGCAATGCCCTATGGCGAAGCACGTTTCATGCAGATCCAGGCATCGTTGGGACCGTTGTGGAACTCGACAAGCATCCGTTTACGGTGGTTGGGGTGACGTCGGCCCAGTTCCATGGCACGGAGAAGTTTCGCTGGCCGGACTACTGGGTTCCCATGATGAACGAGCAGCAGCTGGAGAACTCTGATTACCTGCATAACCGGACATCGATCTACATCACGGTGCTTGGCCGACTGAAGCCTGGTGTGACACAACAGCAGGCGACGGAGAATCTGAATGCAGTTACGGCCGAGCTGGCGAAGGAGTATCCCGAGACCGACGACGGGCAGCCGTTGCGTCTGATCCATCCAGGACTCATCGGGGATGAAGGCGATGTAATCCGCGGATTTCTCTACAGCGTGAGCTTGCTTGCACTTCTGGTTCTGGCGGCAGCGTGTGCGAATCTGGCCACGCTGTTTGCGGCGCGTGCTGCGGATCGCAGTCGCGAGCTGGCGCTTCGTGTGGCCCTGGGATCGAGTCGGCGACGGCTGGTGCGACAACTCCTGACCGAGGCCCTTGTCGTCTCGTTGATAGGAGGAGCGGCGGGACTTGGGAGCGCCTACCTGCTGCTGGGCGTGTTGAATCGATCCTCTCTGTTCGTGGGTAGCCTAACGGTCAGCGTGGATGTCCGTGTGTATCTTGTTGGCCTTGTGTTGACGCTCGGAAGCACGCTGCTCTTTGGTCTGGTGCCGGCGCGGCAGGCGTGGCAGAGCAGTCCCATGCTGGCGATGAAGGGCGGACAAACGGAGTCAACGCACTTGCATCGGTTTACCTTGCGAGATCTTTTACTGGGTGTGCAGATTGCGATTTGCATGCTGTTAGTCACAGCCTCGTTCGTTGCGGTACGCGGCATGATCCAGGCGCTTCATACTCCTCTGGGGATAAAGCCAGAGGGCGCAATGCTCGCCTATCTGGACCTGAGCCCGGTGGAACAGGCAAACGATGCTGTGCCGGAGAACGTGGCGATCCAGGACGCCACACTTGAAAAGCAGAAGGTAGTACTTGAGGCGGTGCGGAGCATCCCCGGCGTGACGGCCGTCGGCATGGTCAACCAAACGCCTATGACAGGCGGTTTGCACGGGATCCCGATCTTCTCGCCGGGTACGACAGAGTTCAAGCTGAAAAACTCTGTGCTGGCACCGTATGTTTTTTCGATGTCTCCCGGATACCTCGGCACCGCCGGCACTCGCCTTCTGCGTGGGCGGGATGTCTCATGGCACGACACCGCGAATACACCCTACGTAGCCGTTGTGAACGAAACCTGCGCGCAGAAGATGTGGGACCGGGCGCCAGCGATTGGACAGCGTTTCATGCTGAAGGGCAAGCTTACGGAAGTCGTCGGTGTAGCGGAGGATGGCAAATATCACGATCTGACGGAGTCTCCGCAGCCTGTCGTGTATCTGCCACTGTCGCAAAGCGAAGATGGCGGAGCGGTCTTCGTGGTGCGTTCACAGCGCACGCCCAAGGAGATGGCGGCGGCACTGGAACACACTCTCAGTAACATCGCGCCAAATGTGCCGATCTCGGTGTTGAGTTGGTCCGACCAGCTCGCAGGGGAGTTATTCCCCGCACGCGCGGCCACTGTGGCACTGGGCGCCATGGGTCTGCTGGCGGCGATGTTGGCGGTGACAGGCATCTTCGGCATGGCTGCCTACAACGTGAGTCGACGAAAGAAAGAGCTCGGCATCCGAATGGCACTAGGCGCGCGGAAGACACAGGTGATGAGCGCTGCCGTGGGACGTCCCATGGGGCTGCTCAGTATCGGATCGGTGCTGGGTCTGTTGGCGGGCATCTCGGCGAGTCGCCTTCTGGGGGAGATCGTCTATCACGCAAATCCAAAGGACCCGGCTGTGGTGGGCGGCGCGGTGCTCACGATGGCTCTGCTCGGCATTGCTGCATCCGCCATCCCGGCCCGGCGAGCGCTTGCTGTGGATCCATCCAAACTCATGCGGGAGGAGTGA
- a CDS encoding PadR family transcriptional regulator produces the protein MGQKKDVQQGTLALMVLKTLDVLGPLHGYGIARRIEQISGDLLAVNQGTLYPLMLRLEQEGAIASEWGPSESNRRARFYSLTRAGRKLLEAEKRDWEQTAAIIARFFEVKAEDLA, from the coding sequence ATGGGTCAGAAGAAAGATGTTCAGCAAGGAACCCTGGCCTTGATGGTTTTGAAGACCCTCGATGTTCTGGGACCGTTGCACGGATATGGTATTGCGCGGCGCATTGAACAGATCAGCGGCGACTTGCTCGCGGTCAACCAGGGCACGCTCTATCCCCTCATGCTCAGGCTGGAGCAGGAAGGCGCGATCGCATCCGAGTGGGGACCTTCAGAAAGCAACCGTCGAGCGCGCTTCTACAGCTTGACGCGCGCGGGACGAAAACTGCTGGAGGCGGAAAAACGCGATTGGGAGCAGACCGCGGCGATCATCGCGCGTTTTTTTGAAGTGAAGGCGGAGGATCTGGCATGA
- a CDS encoding aldose 1-epimerase, whose translation MFFQNGSISATIVPEEGGRVQSLKDQATGLEFLFQSQHLRVAQAPSLHARFQYGACAGIEECLPSVGACNEETIGGAVPDHGDFWQLPWMVEEASAKSNLSLSAQGFSRPLLFRKNIHLLGRSLRMSYSVENVGAKSESFLYACHPLLAVEAGDRIVLPEEVTSLILNYSRNHRLGQAGDTVTWPINETSSGPIDLSQTLSYESGVGEMLYTSRLNQGWCGLYRASKQQGVVLVFDTMQLPYLGVWLCYGGWPEGSEDPLQYAVALEPTLAPVGTLYDAQLQGIACELAPRASFSWTIDFQISPNGLTLEAFRGFCESLS comes from the coding sequence ATGTTTTTTCAGAACGGCTCCATCTCAGCCACGATCGTTCCGGAAGAGGGCGGCCGCGTTCAATCGCTGAAGGACCAGGCAACGGGTCTCGAATTCCTTTTTCAGTCACAACACCTGCGTGTCGCGCAGGCACCTTCTCTTCACGCACGCTTCCAGTACGGAGCTTGTGCTGGAATTGAAGAGTGTCTGCCGAGCGTTGGTGCGTGCAATGAGGAAACAATCGGTGGCGCGGTTCCCGATCATGGAGACTTCTGGCAGCTTCCGTGGATGGTGGAAGAGGCCTCCGCCAAATCGAATCTCTCCCTCTCCGCGCAGGGCTTCAGTAGACCCTTGCTTTTTCGTAAGAACATTCATCTGCTCGGTCGATCTTTGCGCATGAGTTATAGCGTGGAAAATGTTGGAGCCAAGTCTGAATCATTTCTTTACGCATGCCATCCTCTGCTTGCAGTCGAGGCCGGTGACCGAATCGTTCTTCCCGAAGAAGTAACAAGCCTGATACTCAACTACTCTCGCAACCATCGCCTCGGACAAGCGGGTGATACCGTGACCTGGCCCATAAACGAGACATCTTCCGGGCCTATCGATCTAAGCCAGACGCTTTCGTATGAGTCTGGCGTCGGGGAGATGCTTTACACCTCACGCCTGAATCAAGGATGGTGTGGGCTTTATCGCGCCTCGAAACAACAGGGCGTCGTTCTTGTCTTCGATACCATGCAGCTTCCGTACCTTGGGGTGTGGCTCTGCTATGGCGGCTGGCCTGAAGGGAGTGAAGATCCGCTGCAGTATGCCGTTGCGTTGGAACCAACGCTCGCACCGGTTGGTACGTTGTACGATGCGCAGTTGCAAGGCATCGCCTGCGAACTTGCACCGCGTGCAAGCTTTAGCTGGACCATCGATTTTCAGATCTCGCCAAACGGGTTGACCTTGGAGGCGTTTCGCGGCTTTTGCGAATCCCTGAGTTAG
- a CDS encoding Gfo/Idh/MocA family protein — protein MKRINEGARADSSRRDFLRLGAVATIGVGATASIPAHALASSTMVNVPFEAKIPRIAIVGVGGRGTSLLKNLLGTDAEIVAICDIFEEKARHAQSLVEAAGHKKPEIYFGNEHSFEDLMKRTDVDLVIVATYWNWHAPIGVAAMESGKHVALEVPAVTTMADCWKIVDTSEKTRKHCLILENCCYGYEETLVLRLTHAGELGELLYGEGAYLHDLRNILFSTQGEGLWRRAEHTKANGNLYPTHGLGPVANYMGIQRGDRFEHMVSMSSQQKGLDLYRKDAVKAGDPRWAERYVTGDMNVSLIKTSLGRTITVKHDVVNPRPYSRVNSIAGTKGVFEDYPPRIYVDGQAGGEKYGSLEAWKKYDHPLWKNEGENAKKMGGHGGMDFLMLFRLVQCMREGLPPDIDVYDAAAWSSIGPLSVRSVSTGSAPVEVPDFTRGHWRDRSASAIALQA, from the coding sequence ATGAAGCGAATCAACGAAGGCGCTCGGGCGGATAGTTCGAGAAGGGACTTCCTCCGCCTGGGCGCAGTGGCTACGATCGGTGTCGGTGCCACTGCTAGTATTCCCGCACATGCTCTGGCAAGTTCCACGATGGTAAATGTTCCCTTTGAGGCGAAAATCCCTCGCATCGCCATCGTTGGCGTTGGTGGACGCGGGACTTCGCTGCTCAAGAATCTACTCGGCACGGATGCGGAGATCGTTGCAATCTGCGACATCTTCGAGGAGAAGGCCAGGCATGCACAGTCCCTTGTAGAGGCAGCGGGTCATAAGAAGCCGGAGATCTACTTTGGGAATGAGCATTCCTTCGAAGATCTCATGAAACGTACCGATGTCGATCTGGTCATCGTTGCAACCTACTGGAACTGGCACGCGCCCATCGGCGTTGCTGCGATGGAGAGCGGAAAGCATGTGGCCTTGGAAGTACCCGCCGTTACCACGATGGCGGACTGCTGGAAGATCGTCGACACCTCCGAGAAGACACGCAAACACTGCCTCATTCTGGAAAACTGTTGTTATGGCTACGAAGAGACGCTCGTGCTTCGCCTAACCCACGCAGGCGAACTGGGCGAGCTTCTTTACGGAGAGGGCGCGTATCTCCATGACCTCCGCAACATCTTGTTTTCCACTCAGGGTGAAGGTCTCTGGCGCAGGGCGGAACATACAAAGGCCAATGGCAATCTCTACCCGACGCATGGGCTGGGCCCGGTTGCCAACTATATGGGGATTCAACGCGGCGATCGTTTCGAGCATATGGTGTCGATGAGTTCGCAGCAGAAGGGCTTGGATCTTTATCGGAAAGACGCCGTCAAAGCGGGCGATCCTCGTTGGGCTGAGCGATACGTCACCGGCGACATGAATGTTTCGCTGATCAAGACCTCCCTGGGAAGAACTATTACCGTCAAACATGATGTCGTCAATCCTCGCCCCTATAGCAGGGTCAACTCGATCGCTGGAACCAAGGGTGTCTTCGAAGACTATCCTCCCCGCATCTATGTCGATGGCCAGGCGGGAGGAGAAAAATATGGTTCGCTTGAAGCCTGGAAGAAATACGATCATCCTCTCTGGAAAAATGAGGGAGAGAATGCCAAGAAGATGGGAGGTCATGGAGGAATGGATTTTCTAATGCTCTTTCGGTTGGTGCAGTGCATGCGCGAAGGTCTACCGCCCGACATCGACGTCTATGACGCTGCGGCATGGTCTTCCATCGGTCCGCTCAGCGTGCGCTCTGTCAGCACTGGAAGCGCACCGGTCGAGGTGCCCGATTTCACACGCGGGCACTGGCGCGATCGCAGTGCCTCCGCCATCGCACTGCAGGCATAA
- a CDS encoding NAD(+)/NADH kinase: MPKVAIISKPQKPELATLLPELLLWLRERDYEAILDPTSGVYLGMPNCCDRATMPAQNPELVIVLGGDGTLLSAARAFARYDVPILSINLGSLGFLTEVPLSELYITLDGWIKGKCSIDERAMMHAELWRGGKIFQQWDALNDVVMSKGAIARMGDYTVRLDEQLVAQFRADGIIVSTPTGSTAYNLAAAGPIVMASVNALIVTPICPHLLTIRPIVVPGDAEISVAVEGIADQTYLTVDGQEAVELKLNDTLHCRRSQYSVRMIRLGEHGLFSVLRSKLKWGQR, translated from the coding sequence ATGCCTAAAGTTGCCATTATCTCGAAACCGCAGAAACCTGAGCTTGCCACGCTCCTGCCAGAACTCCTTCTGTGGCTTCGTGAGCGCGACTACGAAGCCATCCTCGATCCCACCAGCGGCGTGTACCTCGGTATGCCGAACTGCTGCGACCGCGCCACCATGCCGGCGCAGAACCCGGAGTTGGTCATCGTCCTCGGCGGAGATGGGACGCTGCTGAGTGCCGCGCGTGCCTTCGCACGTTATGACGTCCCCATCCTCAGCATCAACCTTGGCTCGCTCGGCTTCCTTACAGAGGTCCCTCTTTCCGAGCTCTACATCACACTGGACGGATGGATCAAGGGAAAATGCAGCATCGATGAACGCGCCATGATGCACGCCGAACTATGGCGCGGCGGCAAAATCTTTCAGCAGTGGGATGCGCTGAACGACGTCGTCATGTCGAAGGGCGCGATTGCGCGCATGGGCGACTACACGGTGCGGCTCGATGAGCAGCTCGTAGCCCAGTTCCGCGCCGATGGCATCATCGTCTCCACACCCACCGGATCCACTGCTTACAACCTTGCGGCGGCTGGCCCGATCGTTATGGCCAGTGTAAACGCTTTAATTGTTACACCGATCTGTCCCCACCTGCTTACGATCCGCCCCATCGTCGTTCCGGGAGACGCGGAGATCTCCGTCGCCGTGGAAGGCATCGCCGATCAGACCTACCTCACGGTCGACGGTCAGGAAGCGGTAGAGCTCAAGCTGAACGACACGCTTCACTGTCGACGTTCACAGTACAGCGTCCGGATGATCCGCCTCGGCGAACACGGCCTCTTCAGCGTCCTCCGCTCGAAGCTCAAATGGGGCCAGCGCTAA
- a CDS encoding TlyA family RNA methyltransferase, producing the protein MPVTLRLDKLMVDRALVPSRERAQALILAGRVLVNEQKIQKPGTPIAEESVIRLLGEDMRYVSRGGLKLERALEYWKIDVTGISAVDIGASTGGFTDCMLQQGAATVLAVDTGYGQIAHKLRADARVRLMERTNARKLGPSSLLREAVLPPVFFAMDVSFIGASLILPPVLAALSEPEQPWQGSGVILVKPQFEAGREHVGKGGIVRDPAAHQIAIERVRATVIELGANHTDVIPSPITGMEGNHEFLLYVRFGIAGEEVTLDSNA; encoded by the coding sequence ATGCCAGTTACTCTCAGACTCGACAAACTTATGGTGGATCGCGCCCTTGTGCCATCCCGCGAACGTGCGCAGGCACTGATCCTCGCCGGGCGCGTTCTCGTCAATGAACAGAAGATCCAGAAACCTGGCACGCCCATCGCCGAAGAGTCCGTCATTCGCCTTCTTGGGGAAGATATGCGCTACGTCAGCCGGGGTGGCCTCAAGTTGGAACGCGCGCTGGAGTACTGGAAGATCGACGTTACAGGAATCTCTGCAGTCGACATCGGGGCGTCCACCGGAGGCTTCACGGACTGCATGCTGCAGCAGGGTGCCGCCACCGTTCTCGCTGTGGACACGGGCTACGGACAGATCGCCCACAAACTCCGCGCCGATGCGCGCGTCCGCCTGATGGAGCGCACGAACGCACGTAAGCTGGGACCCTCTTCTTTGCTTCGCGAAGCTGTGTTGCCCCCGGTCTTCTTCGCTATGGATGTCTCCTTTATCGGAGCCTCGCTCATTCTTCCACCCGTCCTTGCTGCCCTTAGCGAGCCGGAACAACCCTGGCAGGGAAGCGGTGTCATCCTCGTCAAGCCCCAGTTTGAAGCGGGACGCGAACACGTAGGGAAGGGCGGCATCGTCCGCGACCCCGCAGCTCATCAGATCGCCATCGAACGCGTCCGCGCAACCGTTATCGAACTCGGTGCGAATCACACGGATGTCATCCCATCTCCGATTACTGGGATGGAAGGCAATCACGAGTTCCTTCTGTACGTTCGCTTCGGTATAGCAGGCGAAGAAGTTACACTGGACTCGAATGCCTAA